In Aliamphritea ceti, a single window of DNA contains:
- a CDS encoding phosphonate ABC transporter ATP-binding protein has product MPAIALEDISVQYGQQQVLGPVSLHIDADQFTVFIGKSGGGKSSLLNRAYDLLSSQQQVAFIPQDLGLVDSLSAYQNVYMGRLHQRSTLYNLTNLLRPRKTDIVAISHQLDRLDMADKCWQATGELSGGQQQRVAIARALYQQADILIADEPISALDGPRAGQVMSLLREQYPSAMIALHDLDMALHFAERIIGIADGQIALDQPADRLSRQSLLDFY; this is encoded by the coding sequence ATGCCTGCCATTGCCCTTGAAGATATCAGCGTTCAATATGGCCAGCAGCAGGTCCTGGGGCCTGTTTCACTGCACATTGACGCCGATCAATTCACAGTCTTCATCGGCAAAAGCGGTGGCGGCAAGTCATCGCTGCTCAACCGGGCATATGACCTGCTGTCATCACAACAGCAGGTCGCATTCATCCCCCAGGATCTGGGACTGGTTGATTCCCTGTCCGCTTACCAAAATGTATACATGGGCAGATTGCATCAACGCTCAACCCTGTACAACCTGACCAATTTACTGCGTCCCAGAAAAACTGACATTGTTGCTATATCCCACCAGCTGGACCGCCTGGATATGGCTGATAAATGCTGGCAAGCCACCGGTGAATTATCCGGCGGACAACAACAACGTGTCGCTATAGCCCGCGCACTTTACCAACAGGCAGACATACTCATTGCTGATGAGCCAATTTCGGCACTCGACGGACCCAGAGCAGGACAAGTCATGAGCCTGTTACGCGAACAGTACCCCAGCGCAATGATTGCCCTTCATGATCTGGATATGGCATTACACTTCGCAGAGCGCATTATCGGCATTGCCGATGGCCAGATAGCGCTGGACCAGCCAGCAGACAGACTGTCACGCCAAAGCTTGCTGGACTTTTACTAA
- a CDS encoding PhnE/PtxC family ABC transporter permease, which produces MDSSRQPGLISHSSRLRISLYFCLVAILCICLADISITSINPMLEMQRFFSAWLKPDTHIISIAISALIVTIAFALLGVAVAACCGLLLATQFHRRWLRTLCASLRSVHELFWALIFLQCFGLHPLTGLLAIALPYSGVFAKVYAEILEETSNTPSRVIAANRSRLTSLLYSRIAQAWPHLVSYTRYRFECGIRSSAILGFIGLPTLGYYLEASFSQGYYSEVASLLLLFFALIASIKFWCHKRLLPAWLIISPWLIFSEHFNPAGNASIQWQNIKRFFTSDIVPAPLRNAEQIWSTDTLFNLLHWLEKIFSGQILPGLFNTLILTQIALVLTGVIALLIFPLASRLFINSFGRSSGKLLLIIARSTPEYLLAYILLQLWGPSMLPAIVALSLHNGALIAHLLAQRSEQMPLRKDACTGFNRYSYEVLPRIYNPFMAILFYRWEVIMRETAILGILGIHTLGFFVDSAIQEIRFDVALLLIISAALLNILVDQLARKLRHKLHLQHMNRC; this is translated from the coding sequence ATGGACAGCAGCCGACAACCAGGCTTAATTAGCCACTCCTCCCGCTTACGCATCAGCTTATACTTCTGTCTGGTAGCGATTCTTTGCATCTGCCTTGCTGATATATCAATCACCAGCATCAACCCCATGCTGGAAATGCAGCGCTTTTTCAGCGCCTGGCTAAAGCCAGATACCCACATCATCAGCATTGCCATTAGCGCATTAATTGTTACCATCGCATTCGCATTACTTGGCGTTGCCGTGGCTGCTTGCTGCGGCTTACTTCTAGCGACTCAGTTCCACCGCCGCTGGTTACGTACCCTTTGTGCCAGCCTGCGCTCAGTTCATGAACTGTTCTGGGCACTCATTTTTCTGCAATGCTTTGGCCTGCATCCTTTAACCGGATTATTAGCTATCGCTCTGCCTTACAGCGGTGTCTTCGCTAAAGTCTATGCAGAAATACTTGAAGAGACATCAAACACCCCTTCCCGGGTAATAGCTGCAAATCGCAGCCGCCTTACCAGCCTGCTCTATAGCCGTATCGCCCAGGCCTGGCCACATCTTGTCAGCTATACCCGTTATCGTTTTGAATGCGGCATCCGTTCCAGCGCCATACTCGGCTTTATCGGTCTGCCAACACTTGGCTATTATCTCGAAGCTTCATTTAGTCAGGGCTATTACTCTGAAGTAGCTAGCTTACTGCTATTATTCTTTGCTCTGATCGCCAGTATCAAATTCTGGTGCCACAAACGTCTGCTACCAGCCTGGCTAATCATCAGTCCATGGCTAATATTCTCGGAACACTTTAACCCCGCAGGCAATGCAAGCATTCAATGGCAAAACATCAAACGTTTTTTTACGTCTGACATTGTTCCTGCACCATTACGTAATGCCGAACAAATCTGGAGCACCGACACACTGTTTAATCTACTCCACTGGCTGGAGAAGATTTTCTCCGGCCAGATACTGCCCGGCCTATTTAACACTCTTATACTGACTCAGATTGCCCTGGTCCTGACTGGCGTTATTGCATTACTGATATTTCCGCTGGCATCCAGACTGTTCATAAACAGCTTTGGTCGCAGTAGCGGTAAATTACTGTTGATTATTGCCCGATCCACTCCTGAATACCTTCTCGCTTACATATTACTTCAGCTCTGGGGACCATCAATGCTGCCAGCGATAGTCGCACTGTCGCTGCATAACGGAGCACTAATCGCTCACCTGCTTGCCCAACGCAGCGAACAAATGCCACTCAGAAAAGATGCCTGCACGGGCTTCAACCGTTACAGCTATGAAGTGCTGCCACGTATATATAATCCATTTATGGCAATTCTGTTTTATCGCTGGGAAGTAATCATGCGGGAAACCGCAATTTTAGGGATACTCGGCATACACACGCTGGGATTTTTCGTCGACAGCGCAATTCAGGAAATTCGCTTTGATGTTGCCTTACTATTAATCATTAGCGCCGCATTACTGAATATACTTGTCGACCAACTGGCCAGAAAACTGCGCCACAAGCTACATTTGCAGCACATGAACAGATGTTGA
- a CDS encoding substrate-binding periplasmic protein codes for MAYSTKHLLLWFCVFVSVLSFAVRASDQSPLKVIALTDFKPFIWCEQDQAEGIDIELVAELFGRLELDYEIECVPWKRALFYIRSGKADVLLSGYKTAERETFATYPKVPVHLTVFSVFVRKGDDFVFNNVADLTGKKISVPAGFSINSEFDAAKQSGQFVSYETNTVASGFQMLMSGRVDAYVNERHVGLYALHEMGISNDVVPLKKPLHEPRPAYMIFSKKSAVNQKLLVDAVNTTLQTMWAEGTVLEITDNFTSRLLPIATVD; via the coding sequence ATGGCTTATTCGACAAAGCATCTGTTGTTGTGGTTTTGTGTTTTTGTATCAGTACTTTCTTTTGCTGTCCGGGCAAGTGATCAGTCCCCTCTGAAGGTTATCGCTTTAACTGATTTTAAGCCTTTTATCTGGTGCGAACAGGATCAGGCAGAAGGTATTGATATAGAGCTGGTTGCCGAATTGTTTGGGCGTCTTGAATTAGACTACGAAATTGAATGTGTGCCCTGGAAAAGAGCGTTATTTTATATTCGAAGCGGTAAGGCTGATGTTTTGCTTTCCGGCTATAAAACCGCTGAACGTGAAACCTTTGCGACCTATCCGAAAGTACCGGTTCATCTCACGGTGTTCAGTGTTTTTGTGCGCAAGGGTGATGACTTTGTATTCAATAATGTTGCTGACCTGACAGGCAAAAAGATAAGTGTACCGGCGGGTTTTAGTATTAATTCGGAGTTTGATGCTGCCAAGCAATCAGGCCAGTTTGTATCATATGAAACGAATACAGTTGCCAGCGGTTTCCAAATGCTTATGAGCGGCCGTGTAGATGCCTATGTGAATGAGCGCCATGTGGGGCTGTATGCATTGCATGAGATGGGCATCAGTAATGATGTAGTGCCATTGAAGAAGCCTCTGCATGAACCGCGTCCCGCGTATATGATTTTTTCGAAAAAATCGGCTGTAAATCAGAAACTGCTGGTCGATGCAGTAAATACCACACTGCAAACGATGTGGGCTGAAGGAACAGTTCTTGAGATTACAGATAACTTCACCAGCCGGTTGTTACCTATAGCGACGGTGGACTAG
- a CDS encoding methyl-accepting chemotaxis protein → MSINSWPLTRQLSLGVFVLVGVIMAVLIGVVGYESRAVLIAQAEQSQDRQVEVLASQLDTAYGTIIDNTERLASTFKGLYPDALVFDRQKTVQVGDYASPLVTHNGEVVNLDFTQVDKFARMTGGNATVFIRYKDDFLRVTTSLKNLQGKRAIGTLLGKGHPGFQQLMRGEVYLGEARLFGTDYMTKYTPVMNSGNVVAILYVGFPTSDLLKQLRNNLLMTRFGDSGHAGLVYNSQSKLAGKLIADQRSQGEALSVAYSNAFFSDVVGNGSGAFEYTDVDHSEGVRVSYRQAGSSPWTVFAISFKEEYSRQIQPLLWLLVVMAVAAVAVLVILLSLFLRRSLGPLKEVGRVLELAGQGDLTAGFKNRPDAQSENELTRLQLRVARMLEEFSTVIARVRASGDDVATVSSEIYVGSDQLQEAAQASSEEIVQVSAAITQVADSIHHVAENVSSVSAEADTTSQLALDGKQAVAEVEQTINLLNTEFAEVVGSISKLEQDSADIGSVVEVINAVAEQTNLLALNAAIEAARAGEQGRGFAVVADEVRTLARRVQDSTKEIQQVVAKLQLNAKQASERMRAGESRVFESVERAELAEGLLSQIQAATQRVRERMMDVASATEEQSCASEQISQSSQSLQERSRLAAERAHASSEASQAMQLSAQALQGQVSQFKI, encoded by the coding sequence ATGTCTATCAATAGTTGGCCTCTGACCAGGCAGTTGAGTCTTGGTGTGTTTGTCCTGGTGGGTGTAATAATGGCTGTGTTGATTGGTGTGGTTGGGTATGAATCCCGGGCTGTACTGATCGCTCAGGCAGAGCAATCTCAGGACCGGCAAGTGGAGGTATTAGCCTCTCAGTTGGATACTGCATACGGCACTATTATCGATAATACTGAGCGGCTCGCGAGTACCTTCAAAGGGCTGTATCCGGATGCGTTAGTATTTGATCGTCAGAAGACTGTTCAGGTAGGTGATTATGCCAGCCCGCTGGTGACGCATAATGGTGAAGTTGTGAATCTTGATTTTACACAAGTTGATAAATTTGCCCGTATGACCGGCGGTAATGCAACAGTGTTTATCCGTTATAAGGATGATTTCTTGCGTGTAACGACATCACTGAAAAATCTTCAGGGTAAGCGTGCTATCGGTACGTTGCTGGGTAAAGGGCACCCAGGGTTTCAGCAGTTGATGCGCGGTGAAGTCTATCTGGGCGAGGCGCGGTTGTTTGGTACTGATTATATGACTAAGTACACACCGGTAATGAACAGCGGAAATGTTGTAGCAATTTTATACGTTGGCTTCCCAACTTCTGATCTGTTGAAGCAGTTGCGCAACAACTTGTTAATGACCCGGTTTGGTGACAGCGGTCATGCAGGCCTGGTTTACAATTCTCAGAGTAAGCTCGCGGGTAAGTTGATCGCTGATCAGCGCAGTCAGGGTGAGGCTCTCAGTGTTGCTTATAGTAATGCATTTTTTTCTGATGTCGTGGGTAATGGCAGTGGTGCGTTTGAATACACTGACGTAGACCATTCAGAAGGTGTGCGGGTTAGTTATCGTCAGGCTGGTAGTAGTCCGTGGACAGTGTTCGCGATCAGTTTTAAAGAAGAATATAGCCGTCAGATTCAGCCGTTGCTTTGGTTGCTGGTGGTGATGGCTGTAGCAGCTGTTGCTGTACTGGTTATTTTGTTGTCTTTGTTTTTGCGTCGCTCGCTGGGGCCGCTTAAAGAGGTCGGTAGGGTACTTGAATTAGCCGGGCAAGGGGATTTAACGGCTGGTTTCAAAAACCGTCCAGATGCTCAGAGTGAAAATGAACTGACGCGCTTACAGTTACGGGTTGCGCGTATGTTGGAAGAGTTTTCGACAGTGATCGCGCGGGTGCGCGCATCTGGTGACGATGTAGCAACTGTTTCCTCTGAGATTTATGTCGGCAGTGATCAGTTGCAGGAAGCTGCACAGGCGAGTAGTGAAGAAATTGTGCAGGTTTCGGCAGCGATTACTCAAGTTGCTGATTCTATTCATCATGTGGCTGAAAATGTGAGTTCTGTATCTGCTGAGGCGGATACAACATCGCAACTGGCACTGGATGGTAAACAAGCGGTTGCAGAGGTAGAGCAGACGATTAACCTGTTAAATACTGAGTTTGCTGAGGTAGTTGGTTCTATCAGTAAATTAGAGCAGGACAGCGCGGATATCGGCAGTGTGGTCGAGGTGATCAACGCTGTTGCTGAGCAAACTAATTTGCTGGCGCTGAATGCCGCAATTGAAGCTGCCCGTGCCGGAGAGCAGGGACGTGGCTTTGCGGTGGTAGCTGATGAAGTTCGAACACTGGCGCGTCGGGTACAGGATTCTACAAAAGAGATTCAGCAAGTAGTGGCTAAATTACAGTTAAATGCCAAGCAGGCATCTGAACGTATGCGGGCCGGTGAGTCGCGGGTGTTTGAGAGTGTCGAAAGGGCTGAGCTTGCCGAGGGCTTGCTGAGTCAGATTCAGGCGGCTACACAGCGTGTACGCGAGCGCATGATGGATGTTGCCAGTGCTACTGAAGAACAGAGTTGTGCATCAGAGCAAATTAGCCAGAGTAGTCAGTCGCTACAGGAAAGATCCCGTCTGGCTGCAGAACGGGCACATGCAAGTTCAGAGGCAAGTCAGGCTATGCAGTTGTCAGCTCAGGCTTTGCAAGGGCAGGTAAGTCAGTTCAAAATCTGA